From one Candidatus Methanoplasma termitum genomic stretch:
- a CDS encoding ubiquinone/menaquinone biosynthesis methyltransferase, with protein sequence MEEELRPNGTQFEGKEEYVKEVFTEIASYYDEMNELMSMGMIKRWHRFMMKKAGDIDSKICLDIGTGTGEIAFLLAKNVGKDGKVYGVDITPRMLEHADMKMKEQDIPRPIIFEVGDALSLRFQDGYFDVVTSGYMLRNVTDIQKAINEMFRVLKPGGRAVVAELSKPNNRFIRFFYNLYMNHRVYWLGKKYGGGKKINGKEPAYEWLTSSIEGFPHGKEMTDKFKKAGFEDAQYFVKSLGAVNIYLGIKK encoded by the coding sequence ATGGAAGAAGAACTAAGACCTAACGGCACCCAATTCGAGGGTAAAGAAGAGTATGTCAAGGAGGTCTTCACCGAGATAGCGTCATATTATGACGAGATGAATGAACTTATGTCGATGGGTATGATCAAAAGATGGCATAGATTCATGATGAAAAAGGCCGGGGACATCGATTCAAAGATATGCCTGGACATAGGCACAGGTACGGGCGAGATCGCTTTCCTTCTTGCAAAGAACGTCGGAAAGGACGGCAAAGTTTACGGTGTCGATATAACTCCCAGAATGTTAGAACATGCCGATATGAAAATGAAGGAACAGGATATCCCGAGACCGATCATATTCGAGGTGGGTGACGCCCTGTCGTTGAGATTCCAAGACGGTTATTTCGATGTTGTGACCTCCGGATACATGCTCAGGAACGTCACCGACATTCAAAAAGCGATTAACGAGATGTTCAGAGTACTGAAGCCCGGAGGAAGGGCAGTGGTCGCGGAGCTTTCGAAGCCGAATAACAGATTTATAAGATTCTTCTACAACTTATACATGAATCACAGAGTGTACTGGCTCGGAAAGAAGTACGGCGGCGGTAAGAAGATCAACGGGAAAGAGCCGGCATATGAGTGGCTGACATCGTCGATAGAAGGGTTCCCTCACGGGAAAGAGATGACAGATAAGTTCAAAAAGGCCGGGTTCGAAGACGCACAGTATTTCGTTAAATCATTGGGTGCCGTGAACATCTATCTGGGTATAAAGAAGTGA
- a CDS encoding aminopeptidase codes for MADKKSEGQKLAERLLMKPKNLGETDGSLLDKAIEFCEDYKKFLCQKTEREVVDYTIPILKKKGYKEFQMGKKYTPGNKFYMNNRDKSLIMVTVGKRPISEGLRIGVSHIDSPRLDFKPNPLFEDTDMAYFKTHYYGGIKKYQWAAIPLSLHGVVTLTNGKTVKIKIGEDEGDPSFCVTDLLPHLAQNQMKKPAPEIIEGEQLNILVGCWPFGDEKVVGKVKLNIMNLLNEKYGIVEKDFLSAELCAVPAFKPQDVGLDRSMVGAYGQDDSSCAFANFMAEIDCKEPEFTTITVFADKEETGSDGPSGMRSFFFRDFIEDFVSAYGLQVRHVLKKSFCLSCDVNAAIDPAFGDVFEKTNCSFLNRGPVVSKYTGSRGKYSTNDASAETMGFLRKILDENGIPWQVGELGKVDIGGGGTIAADISVHNLDTVDIGVPVLSMHSPFEIASKTDVYLLYKAILAFYNSKLEKK; via the coding sequence ATGGCAGATAAAAAAAGCGAAGGACAGAAACTGGCAGAAAGACTTCTGATGAAACCGAAGAACCTTGGGGAGACCGATGGGTCTCTGCTTGACAAAGCCATTGAGTTCTGTGAAGATTATAAAAAATTCCTGTGCCAAAAAACGGAAAGGGAAGTTGTGGATTACACAATACCGATCCTGAAAAAGAAAGGCTACAAAGAATTCCAGATGGGAAAGAAATACACTCCCGGCAACAAATTCTACATGAACAACAGGGACAAATCCCTCATAATGGTGACAGTCGGAAAGAGACCTATATCCGAGGGCCTCAGGATCGGTGTGAGCCATATAGACAGCCCCAGGCTGGATTTCAAACCGAACCCATTGTTCGAAGACACCGACATGGCTTATTTCAAGACACACTACTACGGCGGTATCAAGAAATACCAATGGGCCGCCATTCCGTTGTCCTTGCATGGAGTCGTAACGCTTACGAACGGCAAGACAGTGAAGATCAAGATCGGAGAGGATGAGGGCGACCCATCGTTCTGCGTCACCGATCTGCTACCGCACCTTGCCCAGAATCAGATGAAGAAGCCGGCCCCCGAAATAATCGAAGGGGAGCAGCTAAACATACTCGTCGGGTGCTGGCCTTTCGGAGATGAGAAGGTCGTAGGCAAAGTGAAACTGAACATAATGAATCTGCTCAATGAGAAATACGGGATCGTGGAGAAAGATTTCCTTTCCGCAGAGTTGTGTGCGGTACCCGCGTTCAAACCGCAGGATGTGGGACTCGACAGATCAATGGTCGGAGCATACGGACAGGATGACAGTTCATGCGCGTTCGCCAACTTCATGGCCGAGATCGATTGCAAAGAGCCGGAGTTCACAACGATTACTGTCTTCGCAGACAAGGAAGAGACCGGATCCGACGGGCCGTCGGGAATGCGGTCCTTCTTCTTCAGGGATTTCATAGAGGATTTTGTTTCTGCATACGGACTGCAGGTCCGCCATGTGCTTAAAAAGTCATTCTGCCTCTCATGCGATGTCAATGCGGCCATAGACCCGGCGTTCGGAGATGTGTTTGAGAAGACGAACTGCTCGTTCCTCAACCGCGGGCCGGTGGTATCGAAATACACCGGAAGCAGAGGAAAATACTCCACGAACGACGCTTCCGCAGAGACGATGGGATTCCTGAGGAAGATATTGGATGAGAATGGGATCCCGTGGCAGGTGGGAGAGTTGGGGAAGGTGGATATCGGAGGCGGAGGGACCATCGCCGCAGACATATCAGTCCACAATCTGGATACAGTAGATATCGGCGTGCCCGTGCTGTCGATGCACTCTCCGTTCGAGATCGCATCCAAGACCGATGTGTATCTTTTGTACAAAGCCATACTTGCTTTCTACAACAGCAAACTTGAGAAGAAGTGA
- a CDS encoding heavy metal translocating P-type ATPase: MTLFGATTIVRVIVSGILLVIGIFSGFEYNVNLIVFLASYVIAGYPVFIRFLKAIWNRQPFDENFLMTVASIGAFAVGQAPEGIAILLFYQVGELFEDYAVDRSRRSISSLTDLLPESVNLLKDGEIVGSEPEKVMIDDLIVIRPGERVPLDGIITEGSSMIDTSSITGESVPRKATVGDTVLSGCISVNGVLTVRVTSLYADSTASRIIDMIENAYEAKSKSENFVTKFARYYTPLVVLGALLLAFLPPIILSEAFDIWIYRALTFLVISCPCALVISIPLAFFGGIGGASRLGILIKGGNYLDALSKVDTVVFDKTGTLTEGTFDVESIIPDDISEEELLRIAAHAEFHSNHPVAVSIKNTYSGEIDGSIVGSVEEIGGKGVKASVGGRNVLLGNESLMSAENIVFERPDIFGTVIYVGVDGVYRGCIVITDRIRHDSLQAVSMLKDAGIKNIAMLTGDIEIVGEHVGESIGIDDVYADLLPGDKISIVERLLSEGRSVAFVGDGINDSPSLARSDVGIAMGAMGSDAAIEAADIVIMDDMPSKVPIAIKISKKTRSIAFQNIVFALSVKVLFLALGALGHITLVEAVFADVGVAVIAILNSIRMLRISKYRSQLKDLELQKK, translated from the coding sequence GTGACCTTGTTCGGAGCGACCACGATTGTAAGGGTGATCGTCTCGGGGATATTGCTTGTGATCGGGATATTCTCCGGTTTTGAGTATAATGTGAATCTGATCGTATTCCTTGCATCTTACGTCATAGCCGGATACCCCGTGTTCATCCGATTTTTGAAAGCGATATGGAATCGGCAGCCTTTCGATGAGAATTTCCTTATGACCGTGGCATCGATCGGTGCTTTTGCCGTAGGACAAGCCCCGGAAGGCATTGCTATACTCCTTTTCTATCAGGTCGGAGAATTGTTCGAGGACTATGCCGTCGACCGTTCGAGAAGATCGATATCGTCTCTGACAGACCTGCTTCCGGAAAGCGTGAATCTCCTTAAAGACGGAGAGATCGTCGGATCTGAGCCCGAAAAGGTGATGATCGATGACCTTATTGTTATCAGGCCAGGCGAAAGAGTGCCTTTGGACGGCATAATCACAGAAGGTTCGTCAATGATCGATACCTCCTCGATAACCGGAGAATCCGTTCCCAGAAAAGCAACGGTCGGAGATACAGTGTTGAGCGGATGTATTTCGGTCAACGGCGTACTGACAGTGCGGGTAACGTCCCTGTACGCCGACTCGACCGCATCCAGAATAATCGACATGATCGAGAACGCATACGAAGCAAAATCCAAGTCCGAGAATTTTGTGACAAAATTCGCAAGATATTACACTCCGCTCGTCGTCCTCGGCGCTCTTTTGCTTGCTTTTCTTCCCCCGATCATCCTAAGCGAAGCGTTCGACATCTGGATATACAGGGCGCTCACATTCCTGGTGATCTCCTGCCCGTGCGCGTTGGTCATCTCGATACCGCTTGCGTTCTTCGGAGGCATCGGAGGGGCGTCGCGTCTGGGCATATTGATCAAAGGCGGCAATTACCTGGATGCTCTTTCCAAAGTTGACACCGTGGTCTTCGACAAGACCGGAACGCTCACGGAAGGAACTTTTGATGTTGAAAGTATCATTCCCGACGATATTTCGGAAGAGGAGCTGCTTAGGATCGCTGCCCATGCCGAGTTCCACTCGAACCACCCTGTGGCCGTCAGTATAAAAAACACATACAGCGGAGAAATAGACGGTTCGATCGTCGGTTCGGTGGAAGAGATCGGAGGGAAGGGAGTAAAGGCATCGGTGGGCGGGCGCAATGTTCTCCTCGGGAACGAGTCTTTAATGTCTGCCGAAAACATCGTTTTTGAAAGACCGGATATTTTCGGAACGGTGATATACGTCGGAGTGGACGGCGTTTACAGAGGATGCATCGTGATAACCGACCGCATCAGGCATGATTCCTTACAGGCCGTTTCGATGCTGAAGGATGCCGGCATAAAGAATATCGCAATGCTCACGGGAGATATCGAGATAGTCGGAGAACATGTCGGCGAATCGATAGGGATAGATGATGTATACGCGGATCTTCTTCCCGGCGATAAGATATCGATAGTCGAAAGGCTGCTCTCGGAAGGCAGATCGGTCGCATTTGTCGGCGACGGTATTAACGATTCGCCTTCGCTTGCGCGATCGGATGTGGGTATAGCCATGGGGGCTATGGGATCAGATGCGGCGATTGAAGCGGCGGATATCGTCATCATGGACGATATGCCATCTAAGGTCCCGATCGCGATCAAGATATCAAAAAAGACCAGATCCATTGCTTTCCAGAATATTGTTTTCGCATTAAGCGTCAAGGTATTGTTCCTGGCGTTGGGCGCATTGGGTCATATAACTCTGGTCGAAGCTGTGTTTGCCGATGTGGGTGTCGCGGTCATTGCGATATTGAACTCGATCCGCATGTTAAGGATATCGAAATATAGGTCTCAACTGAAGGATCTTGAATTACAAAAAAAATAA
- a CDS encoding cation transporter, with amino-acid sequence MKFTYRLENLGCAACAAKMERAISKIDGVSSASIVFMTTRMTIEADETKIKSIEAEAEKMIRKIEPDVRMRKV; translated from the coding sequence ATGAAATTCACTTACCGTCTTGAGAACCTCGGCTGCGCCGCATGTGCAGCAAAAATGGAAAGAGCGATCAGTAAAATAGACGGCGTATCGTCCGCAAGCATCGTTTTCATGACAACGAGGATGACGATCGAAGCGGACGAAACGAAAATAAAGTCGATCGAAGCGGAAGCTGAAAAAATGATCAGAAAGATCGAACCGGATGTAAGGATGAGAAAGGTGTGA
- a CDS encoding ArsR/SmtB family transcription factor yields the protein MTAHKEHLGEEHDALVKRGQSHVPDEKTAKELSELFKVVSDPTRIKILWAIGGGEVCVCCISELLGMSVSAVSHQLKTLRQAHLVKARREGRNIYYSLDDHHVKILLDVLLEHMEE from the coding sequence ATGACAGCACACAAAGAACATCTCGGAGAGGAACATGACGCGCTTGTAAAGAGAGGACAGAGTCATGTTCCGGATGAAAAGACCGCAAAAGAGCTTTCCGAGCTTTTTAAGGTCGTTTCCGACCCGACGAGGATTAAGATCCTGTGGGCAATCGGCGGCGGAGAGGTCTGCGTTTGCTGTATATCAGAACTTCTCGGTATGTCCGTGTCCGCCGTCTCACATCAGCTTAAGACACTCAGGCAGGCGCATTTGGTCAAGGCGAGAAGAGAAGGCAGGAACATCTATTATTCACTGGATGACCACCATGTGAAGATCCTGCTGGACGTATTACTGGAGCATATGGAGGAATGA
- a CDS encoding YegP family protein codes for MGKFVVKPASEGMTFNLFANNGQVICRASQVYASEATCMNGVESVRKNCKSKVEDQTVADYAKLKNPKYEIFMDKNGEKYYFRLKAMNGEIIAVSQGYAGKDSCKNGIESVGKNAPDATVVKEDE; via the coding sequence ATGGGCAAATTTGTCGTTAAACCAGCAAGCGAGGGAATGACCTTCAATCTGTTCGCAAATAACGGACAGGTAATATGCAGGGCATCGCAAGTATATGCGAGCGAGGCCACGTGCATGAACGGAGTGGAAAGCGTAAGAAAAAACTGCAAGTCCAAAGTAGAGGATCAAACCGTTGCGGACTATGCAAAGCTTAAAAACCCGAAATACGAGATATTCATGGACAAGAACGGAGAAAAATACTACTTCCGCCTTAAAGCGATGAACGGAGAGATCATTGCCGTGTCCCAGGGCTATGCGGGCAAGGATTCGTGCAAGAACGGCATAGAGAGCGTCGGGAAAAATGCCCCTGACGCAACAGTCGTCAAAGAAGACGAATAA
- a CDS encoding cation:proton antiporter — protein MEDIPAIILQIFVLLLLSKILGSLFERVKLPKLIGEILAGAVFINMIIFVPEFSTLMKFSIEGFNSDTTENFFHIMGELGIVFLLFAVGLETKFSDMMKVGKTASYIAVFGIAIPFVGGMLFILKDSIDFNAALLIGAALFGTSTAVGVECLRNMEAMNTHEAKLIVSATIIDDILCLALLGVIIGAIKPNANTTTIIINAAIVAAFVIFMFVFISRVKRVSSRRRKRHQRSAVRERVDDSNSPACACEEPGPMGELSSVGLAIMVCFGLSAVAVNIGLAAIIGAFFAGMIFAEFKLTIPCEHNFNIITYFMLPFFFIWVGMELQMDRIDPGILPLFSLIMAVAIATKYVAGYIGSKMGKLPNDSAHLIGVSFIPRGEVGIIVATIGLSTAVFTYDMFTSIILMALVTSILAPPLMTHAYKRMEKNRTVAIEKLLTDEEANQ, from the coding sequence ATGGAGGACATCCCGGCAATCATACTGCAGATATTCGTTTTACTGCTTCTTTCTAAGATCCTGGGGAGTCTTTTTGAAAGGGTCAAGCTGCCGAAACTCATCGGAGAGATCCTCGCCGGAGCGGTGTTCATCAACATGATAATCTTCGTACCCGAGTTCTCAACCCTTATGAAGTTCAGTATCGAAGGGTTCAATTCGGATACGACCGAGAACTTCTTTCATATAATGGGAGAATTGGGCATCGTTTTCCTTTTGTTCGCAGTCGGCCTCGAAACAAAATTCAGCGATATGATGAAGGTCGGAAAAACAGCGTCTTACATCGCCGTGTTCGGCATAGCGATACCTTTCGTGGGAGGAATGCTGTTCATACTCAAGGACAGCATCGACTTCAACGCCGCATTGCTCATCGGTGCGGCGCTGTTCGGTACGAGTACGGCGGTGGGTGTGGAATGTCTGAGGAATATGGAAGCAATGAATACGCACGAGGCGAAACTCATCGTAAGCGCCACCATTATTGACGATATCCTCTGTCTTGCTCTGCTCGGAGTCATAATAGGGGCGATCAAACCAAATGCGAACACTACGACGATAATCATCAACGCCGCCATCGTGGCAGCGTTCGTGATCTTCATGTTCGTCTTTATATCCAGAGTAAAAAGGGTTTCTTCCAGAAGAAGGAAAAGACATCAGAGGTCCGCTGTGAGAGAAAGGGTTGACGATTCGAATTCGCCTGCATGCGCATGCGAGGAGCCGGGGCCCATGGGTGAGCTGAGTTCCGTCGGCCTTGCTATAATGGTATGTTTCGGTTTGTCCGCAGTTGCGGTCAACATCGGTCTGGCGGCAATCATCGGGGCGTTCTTCGCGGGAATGATATTCGCAGAGTTCAAGCTCACGATCCCATGCGAACATAATTTCAACATAATCACATACTTCATGCTCCCATTCTTCTTCATCTGGGTCGGGATGGAGCTGCAGATGGATAGGATAGATCCGGGCATCCTGCCTTTATTCAGCTTGATAATGGCCGTGGCTATAGCCACCAAATATGTGGCGGGATATATCGGAAGCAAGATGGGAAAACTCCCCAACGACTCGGCCCATCTGATAGGGGTGAGTTTCATTCCGAGAGGGGAGGTCGGCATCATCGTTGCCACGATCGGCCTCAGTACGGCTGTGTTCACTTACGATATGTTCACTTCCATAATCCTCATGGCACTGGTCACATCGATATTGGCGCCTCCGCTGATGACCCATGCATATAAGAGGATGGAAAAGAACCGTACGGTAGCGATCGAGAAACTGCTGACAGATGAGGAAGCGAATCAGTGA